A single Drechmeria coniospora strain ARSEF 6962 chromosome 03, whole genome shotgun sequence DNA region contains:
- a CDS encoding rRNA processing protein: protein MYSSRRALTRAARLGCPGQRRPVDAAQRQWPRHASNASSQAPRGRRGRAFGFAAVFATAAAAAYFYPTLTSPAVEQSDPAVPQRTQVEFEKARKHGASKEDNRALISSQHVQIKNSFEHPGVYAWGSNTGKVIDPSSEEKYVKLPRRIAFFNDQLLRDLKLTQTFGAAIAENGDLVQWGLGYCKGDPQPRTSLKGKDLIKIDVSADRIVALSRNGTVYSLPASRDDQEAGAKQEQQKSSWSLWKAGGKEGISFRNLTPKTLGRGEKVSGISSGLEHCLLLTSKGRVFSAASSATSFPSKGQMGIPGLSWETRPEGAYDQAQEISSLKGVEVAQIATGDYHSAVLDKAGRLYSFGDNTYGQLGCEVEGLLPYLSTPCMVSTNKLYANSGLAPKVTSIAAGGTNTFFTVDAEARLGEVPAAAPARRMPRTTSDLWACGQGVSGTLGTGKWTHVSQAPTKVKALSSLFEFDEKTNKMMAIKLKSMSVGATHCSAVMDNVTNTDISSRSTENETNWGSDVMFWGGNEHYQLGTGKRTNMNAPTYIGPLDGGESDADKGRQGEAHRLCLTPRSTSRIGEGGKGRKVTLEQKVECGVFVTGVYSAA from the coding sequence ATGTACTCGTCGCGCAGAGCCCTCACACGAGCTGCTCGACTTGGCTGCCCAGGTCAGAGAAGGCCGGTTGATGCCGCCCAGCGACAGTGGCCTCGGCACGCCAGCAACGCTTCCAGCCAAGCGCCTCGGGGTCGAAGAGGAAGGGCGTTCGgtttcgccgccgtcttcgctaccgccgccgccgccgcataCTTCTATCCCACGTTGACGTCCCCGGCGGTCGAACAGTCGGATCCAGCCGTGCCGCAAAGGACACAAGTCGAGTTCGAAAAGGCTCGCAAGCACGGCGCATCGAAAGAAGATAACAGGGCTCTCATCAGCTCGCAGCATGTGCAAATCAAGAACAGCTTCGAGCATCCGGGCGTCTACGCTTGGGGTTCCAACACTGGCAAGGTCATCGACCCGAGCTCGGAGGAAAAGTACGTCAAGCTGCCTCGGCGCATCGCATTCTTCAACGACCAACTCCTCCGTGACCTGAAGCTCACCCAGACGTTCGGCGCGGCAATCGCGGAAAACGGGGATTTGGTTCAGTGGGGTCTGGGTTACTGCAAGGGAGACCCTCAACCGAGGACGTCATTGAAGGGCAAGGATCTCATCAAGATTGACGTCTCGGCGGACCGCATCGTCGCACTCTCCAGGAATGGCACCGTGTACTCTCTTCCAGCCTCGCGCGATGACCAAGAGGCTGGGGCGAAGCAAGAGCAACAGAAAAGCTCGTGGTCGCTGTGGAAGGCTGGGGGCAAGGAGGGCATTAGCTTCCGAAACCTGACACCAAAGACGCTCGGACGAGGCGAAAAGGTGTCCGGCATCAGCAGTGGTCTTGAGCACTGCCTGCTGCTGACGTCAAAAGGTCGCgtcttctcggccgcctcgagcgccACCTCCTTCCCATCCAAGGGTCAGATGGGCATTCCTGGTCTGTCGTGGGAAACAAGGCCCGAGGGTGCCTACGATCAGGCGCAGGAGATTTCGTCTCTCAAGGGCGTCGAAGTCGCTCAGATTGCCACGGGGGACTACCACTCCGCCGTCTTGGACAAGGCGGGAAGACTCTACTCTTTCGGCGACAACACGTACGGCCAACTCGGCTGCGAGGTGGAAGGCCTGCTCCCATATCTCTCCACGCCCTGCATGGTGTCGACCAACAAACTGTACGCGAACAGCGGGCTCGCTCCAAAGGTCAcgagcatcgccgccggcggcaccaaCACGTTCTTtaccgtcgacgccgaggcacGGCTGGGAGAGGTACCGGCCGCAGCACCTgcgaggaggatgccgagaaCAACGTCGGATCTGTGGGCGTGCGGTCAAGGTGTGAGCGGAACGCTGGGAACGGGAAAGTGGACCCATGTTTCGCAAGCGCCGACCAAGGTCAAGGCGCTCTCGTCGTTGTTTGAATTCGACGAGAAGACGAACAAGATGATGGCCATCAAGCTCAAGTCCATGAGCGTGGGCGCGACGCACtgctcggccgtcatggacAACGTGACGAACACGGATATATCGAGCCGATCAACGGAGAACGAGACCAACTGGGGCTCCGACGTCATGTTCTGGGGCGGAAACGAGCATTACCagctcggcaccggcaagaGGACCAACATGAACGCACCGACGTACATTGGACCgctggatggcggcgagagcgatGCGGACAAGGGCAGACAAGGGGAGGCGCACCGGCTCTGCCTGACACCTCGATCCACTTCTCGCATCGGCGAGGGGGGCAAGGGTCGTAAGGTGACATTGGAGCAGAAGGTTGAATGCGGCGTGTTTGTCACGGGGGTATACTCTGCCGCGTAA
- a CDS encoding Sec34-like family protein, translating into MYEEAWYSFVPDISARKPATSSQPSVHRRKESLLLQPNGVDKADEEPEQLDDVFEEIEDTNTPPEATLTKRAASYSDFYHVVKTQLAKDGLGHRTSKGSKRDRSWDALMLSHESLATSHHGVDGVEGIDDTASAADSLDDQLLEASQEQYLLYRDQLALTERHLATLIDDADATLTLLTSLSTSFRAVESQTTSFQATCEEHLTEQRRLEMLANQVGTDLHYYAYLDSASRRLNAPGASRLIDDTAFGEMVENLDSCVRFMNTHEMYRERDSYLARYNALLTKALHLLDHGFTGRLEKVSPEIARQIAATKSESARLALAFGRFGEILLDSYSLLPNVQIVVRRAYDEHGTPVESDSDTGVYVNTAANMFRTYLTTRDRDLKALTQRDSDEFQKEAKEVAVETACRNYVKQSFEKVYNENGLFFKVFNIELMWSAAPESAFQTIAAIHTSMVHPGHLAPLASSLQSVLQPVELQTVCNIVGWLASEYSVAESDEEDSYSSRKHREYAARLLVDHLWPFADGKFTTEVTKSISKAPMQDSALKIGPVENGVASSNAYPLVKRALELLAMFDHAMPKERSTMNSTVVFTIVRETIHVLQRAESKIKSQKMGTDPDLFMVKNLLIIKNELVSLEIGDIRNNPPSMQHFGQIWDKINPQHLVGFVSHIIGGSLWSRGSTPAVTAKSLTAEDMNEQLDELLRQSIYAFTERWGTLINDSQNRKVGVKPIAKVEAELEGMLHNVFSNQPEVISKLKEAIQLHVQAQNEAKDKKRGAKRY; encoded by the exons ATGTACGAGGAAGCGTGGTATAGCTTTGTGCCAGACATTTCGGCCAGGAAGCCGGCCACCAGCAGCCAGCCCTCAGTTCACCGCCGCAAGGAGTCGCTGTTGCTACAGCCAAAT GGCGTCGACAAAGCCGACGAAGAACCTgagcagctcgacgatgTATTCGAGGAAATCGAAGACACCAACACTCCGCCAGAAGCCACGCTGACGAAGCGAGCGGCATCCTACTCCGACTTCTACCACGTCGTCAAGACACAGTTGGCCAAAGATGGACTCGGGCACAGGACGAGCAAGGGAAGCAAGAGGGATAGGAGCTGGGACGCGTTGATGCTCAGCCATGAATCCCTGGCCACCTCCCATCATGGGgttgacggcgtcgaaggCATCGACGAtaccgcctccgccgccgactccCTTGACGACCAGCTGCTGGAGGCCAGCCAAGAGCAGTATCT GCTGTACCGCGATCAGCTGGCCCTGACGGAACGCCATCTTGCCACCCTCATCGATGACGCCGATGCTACGCTTACGCTTCTGACGTCTCTGTCCACCTCCTTTCGGGCGGTGGAATCGCAGACGACTTCGTTCCAGGCGACATGCGAAGAACACCTCACCGAGCAAAGGCGGCTGGAGATGCTTGCAAACCAAGTTGGAACCGATCTGCACTACTATGCCTACCTTGATTCTGCCTCCAGGCGACTCAACGCTCCCGGAGCCAGCCGCCTAATCGACGACACAGCTTTCGGCGAGATGGTGGAGAACCTAGACTCTTGCGTTCGGTTCATGAACACGCAC GAGATGTATCGCGAACGCGACTCCTACCTGGCCCGCTACAACGCCCTCCTCACCAAGGCCCTGCATCTTTTGGACCACGGGTTCACGGGTCGATTGGAGAAGGTATCTCCGGAAATAGCTCGTCAAATCGCCGCCACAAAATCCGAAtctgctcgcctcgccttggcctttgGCCGTTTCGGGGAGATACTTCTGGACTCGTATTCGCTGTTGCCGAACGTCCAGATTGTCGTGCGACGCGCCtacgacgagcacggcacGCCGGTCGAGTCTGATTCCGACACTGGCGTGTACGTCAACACAGCCGCCAACATGTTTCGCACCTATCTCACGACTAGAGATCGGGACCTCAAAGCTCTGACGCAACGTGATTCGGACGAGTTTCAGAAGGAAGCGAAGGAGGTGGCGGTGGAAACGGCATGTCGAAACTATGTCAAGCAGTCGTTCGAAAAGGTGTACAACGAGAACGGCCTGTTCTTCAAGGTGTTCAATATCGAGCTGATGTGGAGTGCGGCCCCCGAGTCGGCTTTCCAGACCATTGCAGCCATCCACACCTCCATGGTGCATCCCGGACATTTGGCGCCGCTAGCCAGCAGCCTGCAGAGCGTGCTGCAGCCCGTCGAGCTTCAGACGGTCTGCAACATTGTCGGCTGGCTTGCGAGCGAATACTCGGTCGCggagagcgacgaggaggactcATATTCGTCGAGGAAGCACCGAGAGTATGCGGCTCGCCTTCTCGTCGACCACCTGTGGCCCTTTGCCGACGGCAAGTTTACGACGGAAGTCACAAAGTCCATTTCGAAAGCGCCGATGCAAGACAGCGCGTTGAAGATTGGTCCCGTTGAAAATGGCGTGGCCTCTTCGAACGCGTATCCCCTCGTCAAACGAGCGCTAGAGTTGCTGGCCATGTTTGACCATGCGATGCCCAAGGAACGATCG ACGATGAACAGTACCGTCGTTTTCACCATTGTGCGGGAAACAATTCACGTACTCCAGCGAGCCGAGTCCAAGATCAAGTCTCAGAAAATGGGAACCGACCCAGACTTGTTCATGGTCAAGAACCTGCTCATCATCAAGAACGAGCTTGTTTCGCTCGAGATTGGCGACATCAGAAACAACCCACCCTCGATGCAGCATTTCGGCCAGATCTGGGACAAGATCAACCCGCAACACTTGGTGGGTTTCGTCAGTCACATCATCGGCGGATCCCTCTGGTCTCGTGGCAGCACGCCGGCAGTAACGGCCAAGTCGTTGACGGCAGAGGACATGAACGAGCAGTTGGATGAACTGCTGCGGCAATCCATCTACGCATTCACGGAGCGTTGGGGCACGCTCATCAACGATTCGCAGAATCGCAAGGTCGGAGTGAAACCAATTgccaaggtcgaggccgaacTCGAGGGCATGCTGCACAACGTCTTTAGCAACCAACCGGAAGTCATCTCGAAGCTAAAGGAGGCCATCCAGCTCCATGTGCAGGCGCAAAACGAAGCCAAGGATAAGAAACGCGGAGCGAAACGATACTGA
- a CDS encoding glutathione-dependent formaldehyde-activating enzyme — translation MAATEQTAALRTYRGNCHCGAFVYEAELPEIKSGFQCNCSICDKKGYLWAFPGEGKFTIVKGTDDSLTEYQFGPKKLTHKFCPTCATPVMGQFRDGPPGKQRALNVGPPRVANFRRGSRIERNANRFLCKIRSIQGISTWDLERVPFDGSALGDKYVEPEYKGSLPAQVEGCKLYTGSCHCGAVGLALMSKPLDETYDDRLVECNCSICERNAYVWAYPKVEQVVLFASDPSNIGRYSFGKRTANKTFCTKCGVPMTSERITQPGEQPTHHPVNLRVFPTVDLTKLKPTRSPGRTSLLPLYVDP, via the exons ATGGCTGCCACCGAGCAGACGGCTGCGCTTCGAACGTACCGTGGCAATTGCCATTGCGGCGCGTTCGTGTATGAGGCCGAGCTGCCGGAGATCAAGTCAGGGTTCCAGTGCAACTGCAGCATCTGTGACAAAAAGGGCTACCTGTGGGCGTTTCCGGGCGAGGGCAAGTTCACCATCGTCAAGGGGACGGACGATAGCTTGACGGAATACCAGTTCGGACCAAAGAAGCTGACGCACAAG TTCTGCCCGACATGTGCCACGCCGGTCATGGGCCAGTTTCGTGATGGTCCACCAGGCAAGCAGCGTGCTCTCAATGTTGGTCCACCCCGAGTTGCCAACTTCCGAAGGGGAAGCAGAATCGAAAGGAATGCTAATCGGTTCCTTTGCAAGATCCGCTCGATCCAAGGCATCAGCACCTGGGATCTCGAGAGGGTTCC CTTTGACGGGTCCGCCCTTGGGGACAAGTACGTGGAGCCCGAGTACAAGGGAAGCCTTCCGGCGCAGGTGGAGGGCTGCAAGCTGTACACCGGAAGCTGCCActgcggtgccgtcggcctggcTTTGATGAGCAAGCCGCTGGACGAAACGTACGACGACCGCCTGGTCGAGTGCAACTGCAGCATCTGCGAGAGG AATGCATACGTCTGGGCGTATCCCAAGGTCGAGCAAGTCGTTCTCTTCGCCAGCGACCCGTCCAACATTGGGCGTTATAGCTTCGGCAAGCGAACGGCCAACAAGACATTCTGCACCAAGTGCGGGGTGCCCATGACCAGCGAGCGCATTACCCAGCCTGGGGAGCAGCCGACGCACCATCCGGTGAATCTGCGTGTCTTCCCGACCGTGGACCTGACAAAGctgaagccgacgaggagccccGGCAGGACCTCACTCCTTCCACTCTACGTGGACCCTTGA
- a CDS encoding mitochondrial carnitine/acylcarnitine carrier protein — MESPFLETEPQQSGSLQTAKDLFSGAMGGIAQVLIGQPFDIVKVRLQTTTQYSGALHAATSIYKNEGALAFYKGTLTPLIGIGACVSVQFGAFHSARRWFEARNADAPGRKTSDLGYGQYFAAGAFAGISNAGLSGPIEHIRIRLQSQPHGAARLYDGPLDCVRKIGAHQGLLRGLYRGEAVTIYREAFAYGAWFTAFEYLMNSDAARNAIDRKDIPGWKIAFYGGLAGEALWLSSYPFDVIKSKMQTDGFGAQQKYPTMRSCFAATWREGGVRGFWKGIFPTLVRAMPVSAGTFAVVEMTMRAIN, encoded by the exons ATGGAGTCGCCCTTCCTCGAGACGGAGCCGCAACAGAGCGGCAGTTTGCAGACGGCCAAGGACCTGTTCTCCGGGGCCATGGGCGGTATTGCACAAGTCCTGATTG GTCAGCCCTTTGATATCGTCAAAGTCCGCCTCCAAACGACGACGCAATACTCTGGCGCGCTCCACGCCGCCACCTCCATCTACAAGAACGAAGGCGCTCTCGCCTTCTACAAGGGCACCCTCACACCTCTCATAGGCATCGGTGCCTGTGTCTCCGTTCAGTTCGGCGCCTTCCACTCTGCCCGCCGCTGGTTTGAGGCCCgcaacgccgacgccccCGGCCGCAAGACCAGTGACCTCGGTTACGGCCAGTactttgccgccggcgcctttGCCGGCATATCCAACGCCGGACTGTCCGGCCCCATTGAGCACATTCGCATTCGCCTTCAGAGTCAGCCACACGGCGCCGCCCGGCTGTATGACGGTCCCCTCGACTGCGTTCGCAAGATTGGCGCGCACCAAGGCCTCCTCCGAGGTCTGTATCgtggcgaggccgtcacCATCTATCGCGAGGCCTTTGCGTATGGCGCCTGGTTCACGGCGTTCGAATACCTCATGAATTCCGACGCCGCTCGCAACGCCATCGACCGCAAGGACATTCCCGGCTGGAAGATTGCCTTCTACGGCGGCCTCGCAGGCGAGGCCCTGTGGCTCTCCAGCTACCCGTTCGACGTCATCAAGAGTAAAATGCAGACGGACGGCTTCGGTGCGCAGCAAAAGTACCCGACCATGCGGAGCTGCTTCGCGGCGACGTGGCGCGAAGGCGGCGTGCGAGGCTTCTGGAAAGGCATCTTCCCGACGCTCGTTAGGGCCATGCCTGTCAGCGCCGGCACGTTTGCCGTCGTTGAGATGACCATGAGGGCCATAAATTAA
- a CDS encoding RINT-1 family protein, with protein sequence MPTGVRPPIPPHRHLPAPRHSPPPELSPSPLHRRPLVEHGKMPALNEATPGTALDIRVEDFLDDKLHEAADLDTLDQLLVNVETQRNQLQSQLDDAAKQLEQARHTALDRQGSLQARMDEFHKLQESIDVRVQVAAASDAPSEAIARLQEPMKKLQAVELAQKYLSLLQMVERLRADARSHLPESPKAALEPYAQLKELTIRLKGVPGSGELHLVGHVETVTEMLWKEMKKTMSAELDAVLAKRHWPRVDPETEMDEEWMSCFEKLLDLQMPEIVHNTGLVSLLPFDVMASIFVSEFRFHFLSDKPTSSLQAIGTHCFPWFLATIEKWEAFFRDNLGPLLATKFGNTPVADKMVYLDPVCALITCMMPVMKEKIHATTSEATANPPFLSGFMSQVMTLDDDVRQRFNYDGGDVENGWAGLTADVLDIHFDAWFRVERDFAMEHFEKTVESHDARKIDYNYAVDGKMKPTFAAVRITDLLRTVTTKYERLRKLKHKSRFLTGIQLDILDGYHDRLRGSLEAYQAMTSTLGRTLHGASKEQLAALEGTGVLETLCKVIGSADHVANTLAEWSDEEFFVVLWEDLHAQDEGRKHQAVHDDPPPEADEMRGHGQNRFEAGGDDGGIFDETAAAYQMRRKAAEELLVGALVESHTKAFRTYLHHVQWTTVGETAVLDDPSQLSITPELDEPLRVLKRNLDFLSKALSTASLRRVWHDTLDKLQDMLWNGVLLKQSFTTLGAAQFAHDGAAIFSLVDRYVSGGSTALDALREGMQLLCLPPSTEPSGVLPDGASAISLKEASDRAFTSNDEARKVLEELGLDALTPLNARYILQRRVENNENIGW encoded by the exons ATGCCCACTGGCGTCCGTCCACCCATTCCTCCCCACCGCCACTtgcctgctcctcgccaTTCACCCCCCCCCGAGCTCTCGCCCTCCCCTCTTCACCGACGTCCGCTCGTCGAGCATGGCAAGATGCCCGCCCTCAACGAGGCCACGCCGGGGACTGCCCTTGATATCCGCGTAGAAGATTTTCTCGACGACAAGCTTCATGaagccgccgacctcgacaccctcgaccaactcctcgtcaacgtcgaAACGCAACGCAATCAGCTCCAGTCCCAGCTCGACGATGCTGCCAAGCAGCTTGAGCAGGCACGCCACACGGCCCTGGATCGGCAAGGCTCCCTGCAGGCCCGGATGGATGAATTCCACAAGCTGCAGGAGAGCATAGACGTCCGCGTCCAAGTCGCGGCCGCGTCCGACGCACCGAGCGAGGCCATCGCCCGACTCCAGGAGCCCATGAAGAAGCttcaggccgtcgagctggcgcAAAAGTATCTCTCCCTGCTGCAAATGGTCGAGAGGCTGCGGGCCGATGCTCGATCGCACCTCCCGGAAAGCCCCAAGGCCGCGTTGGAGCCGTACGCTCAGCTGAAGGAGCTCACCATTCGTCTCAAGGGCGTGCCCGGCAGCGGAGAGCTGCACTTGGTCGGCCATGTCGAGACCGTCACAGAGATGCTGTGGAAAGAAATGAAGAAGACCATGTCGGCCGAGCTGGATGCTGTCCTGGCCAAGAGGCATTGGCCCCGCGTCGACCCCGAGACGGAGATGGATGAGGAGTGGATGTCCTGCTTCGAGAAGCTGCTCGACCTCCAGATGCCCGAGATTGTCCACAACACCGGTCTTGTGTCGCTTCTTCCCTTCGATGTCATGGCAAGCATTTTCGTGTCCGAATTCCGCTTCCACTTTCTCAGCGACAAACCGACAAGCAGCCTTCAGGCCATCGGAACCCACTGCTTCCCGTGGTTCTTGGCCACGATTGAAAAGTGGGAGGCCTTCTTCCGCGACAACCTCGGGCCCTTGCTGGCGACCAAGTTTGGCAACACGCCGGTGGCGGATAAGATGGTTTACCTCGATCCCGTGTGCGCCCTCATCACGTGCATGATGCCGGTCATGAAGGAAAAGATCCACGCGACCAcgtcggaggcgacggcaaacCCGCCCTTTCTCAGCGGCTTCATGTCCCAAGTCATGAccctcgacgatgacgtcAGGCAGAGGTTCAACtacgacggcggagacgtTGAGAACGGTTGGGCAGGTCTCACCGCCGACGTCCTGGACATCCATTTCGACGCCTGGTTCCGAGTCGAAAGAGACTTTGCCATGGAGCACTTTGAAAAAACAGTCGAGTCGCACGATGCCCGAAAGATCGACTACAACTATGCAGTCGACGGGAAGATGAAGCCCACCTTTGCCGCCGTTCGCATCACCGACCTCCtgaggacggtgacgacaAAGTATGAAAGGCTGCGCAAGCTCAAGCACAAGAGTCGATTTCTCACCGGCATCCAGTTGGACATTCTCGACGGCTATCACGATCGGCTGCGCGGATCCCTGGAGGCCTACCAGGCCATGACATCCACCTTGGGGAGGACGCTGCATGGAGCCAGCAAGGAGCAGCTGGCCGCCCTCGAAGGCACCGGTGTCTTGGAGACGCTTTGCAAGGTCATTGGCAGCGCCGACCACGTTGCCAATACCCTGGCAGAATGGAGCGACGAAGAG TTCTTCGTCGTGCTGTGGGAAGACCTGCATGCTCAAGATGAAGGGCGAAAGCACCAAGCTGTCCATGACGATCCACCCCCCGAGGCGGATGAGATGCGAGGGCACGGGCAAAATCgcttcgaggccggcggggacgacggcggcataTTTGACGAGACTGCCGCGGCATACCAGATGCGACGCAAGGCCGCCGAAGAactgctcgtcggcgccttggTCGAGTCTCACACCAAGGCCTTCCGGACATATCTCCATCACGTTCAGTGGACTACGGTTGGCGAGACGGCCGTTTTGG ACGACCCTTCGCAGCTGTCAATCACtcccgagctcgacgagccgctGCGCGTTCTCAAGCGCAACCTTGACTTCCTGTCCAAGGCactctcgacggcgtcccTCCGTCGCGTCTGGCATGATACGCTGGACAAGCTCCAGGACATGCTCTGGAACGGCGTTCTCCTCAAGCAGTCCTTCACCACCCTCGGCGCGGCCCAATTTGCGCATGACGGGGCCGCCATCTTCTCGCTCGTCGACAGGTACGTCTCCGGcgggtcgacggcgttggaTGCGCTGCGCGAGGGCATGCAGCTTCTGTGCCTGCCACCCTCGACTGAGCCCTCCGGAGTGCTGCCGGATGGTGCATCCGCCATCAGCCTCAAGGAGGCCAGCGACCGCGCATTCACGAGCAACGATGAAGCGCGCAAGGTGCTGGAAGAGCTGGGCCTTGATGCCCTGACGCCCCTGAATGCAAGGTACATCCTGCAGAGGCGGGTGGAGAACAACGAGAACATTGGGTGGTAA
- a CDS encoding class I alpha-mannosidase 1A has protein sequence MLPRRRYRLLTIFAAVVVFLFYRSAPSWRGLQHDVDPLGPASGPKGNDAQPILRNDEAEDSSTFKDDKAQVAADAAGPDSPSAGSEAAASRPSTIAEPASEGPSSPRVHVSLAVPNDENQPGPQWQPADAGPPTDKLHWTKPPERFPIPKESIIKLPAGRRKRIPKIQHSFQPESKASKDVRLERLAKVRGEIARAWGGYRSYAWMHDELSPVSGRHRDPFCGWAATLVDSLDTLWIAGLRDEFDEAAKAVKNIDFTATPRFSIPVFETTIRYLGGLIAAYDVSGGKRGNYPFLLEKARQLAEVLMGIFDTPNRMPILFYQWQPQFASQTHTAGQASIAEFGTLSLEFTRLAQLTGENKYYDAVDRITDSLVELQKAGTVIPGLFPEHLDISGCNHTATLARDMMSRAAQHQVDSNKDPGEASGYGEGAKESVGDGDASDKSGEVLPRADADAAVGKRADGTDGPLAASGSRAEWDCVKQGVVPVSYGSQSFHLGGSQDSAYEYFPKQHLLLGGLAPKYQKLYEDMADAVKEWLLFRPMVAGDWNVLFPARINTMGKPKEDLDVVYDVTHLTCFVGGMFGLGGKLFGRDKDVELAKQFTDGCVWAYQSTVTGVMAESARVMSCPTLDKCEFNEKQWHESLDPYQQWRDKRLQQWQNRTQELMAEYRERKAASSDPSSSAAAANPPPDDVDESTINPEPKPMSHAEYIKNILDTESTPKGVVAMNSPNYILRPEAIESVWYMYRITGDPTWMDKGWVMFEATVRATRTSIANSAIRNVNHKDPALTDEMESFWLAETLKYYFLLFSEPSVISLDEWVLNTEAHPFKL, from the exons ATGCTGCCGAGACGCCGCTACAGGCTTCTCAccatcttcgccgccgtcgtcgtcttcctcttCTACCGCTCCGCGCCGAGCTGGCGGGGTCTGCAGCACGACGTCGACCCGCTCGGGCCGGCATCCGGCCCCAAGGGAAACGACGCGCAGCCGATCCTGCGCAatgacgaagccgaggactcgtcgacgttcaaggacgacaaggcccaagtcgccgccgatgccgccggcccgGATTCTCCCAGTGCCGGgtccgaggccgccgccagtCGCCCGTCGACCATAGCCGAGCCCGCGAGCGAAGGGCCCAGCAGTCCTAGAGTTCACGTGTCGCTCGCCGTGCCCAACGACGAGAATCAACCCGGCCCGCAATGGCAACCGGCAGACgccgggccgccgacggataAGCTGCACTGGACCAAACCCCCCGAGCGGTTCCCGATACCCAAGGAGTCCATCATCAAGCTCCCCGCCGGGCGGCGCAAGCGGATTCCGAAAATCCAGCACTCCTTCCAGCCAGAGTCCAAGGCCTCAAAGGACGTCCGGCTTGAGCGACTCGCCAAGGTCAGGGGGGAGATAGCACGTGCCTGGGGCGGCTACAGAAGTTATGCCTGGATGCATGACGAGCTGTCTCCCGTCTCCGGCCGGCACCGTGACCCCTTCTGCGGCTGGGCCGCCACCCTCGTCGACTCGCTCGACACCCTGTGGATCGCCGGCCTCCGGGACGAGTttgacgaggcggccaaggccgtcaAGAACATCGACTTCACCGCCACGCCCCGCTTCAGCATTCCCGTCTTCGAGACGACCATCCGCTACCTCGGCGGGCTCATCGCCGCCTACGATGTCAGCGGCGGGAAACGCGGCAACTACCCCTTTCTCCTCGAAAAGGCCCGTCAGCTGGCCGAGGTCCTCATGGGCATCTTCGACACCCCCAACAGGATGCCCATCCTCTTCTATCAGTGGCAGCCGCAATTCGCCTCCCAGACCCACACGGCCGGCCAGGCGAGCATCGCCGAGTTCGGAACCTTGTCCCTCGAGTTCACGCGCCTGGCCCAGCTCACGGGCGAGAACAAGTACTATGATGCCGTCGATCGCATCACCGactccctcgtcgagctgcaaaaggccggcaccgtcatccCGGGCCTGTTCCCGGAGCACTTGGACATCTCGGGCTGCAACCACACGGCGACGCTCGCCCGAGACATGATGAGCCGCGCGGCTCAGCATCAGGTGGACTCCAACAAGGACccgggcgaggcgagcggctACGGAGAGGGGGCCAAGGAaagcgtcggcgacggtgatgcTTCCGACAAGTCCGGCGAGGTCCTGCCAAGGGCAGATGCAGATGCGGCTGTCGGCAAGAGGGCCGACGGCACGGATGGACCGTTGGCGGCGAGTGGAAGCAGGGCGGAGTGGGATTGCGTCAAGCAGGGCGTCGTCCCTGTCTCGTACGGCTCCCAATCTTTCCATCTGGGCGGCTCGCAGGACTCGGCATACGAGTATTTTCCCAAG CAACACCTGCTTCTCGGCGGCCTGGCGCCCAAGTATCAGAAGCTATACGAAGACATGGCAGATGCCGTAAAGGAATGGCTTCTCTTCCGGCCCATGGTCGCCGGCGATTGGAATGTTCTCTTCCCCGCCAGGATCAACACCATGGGGAAGCCGAAGGAGGACCTGGACGTCGTCTATGACGTGACCCACCTGACCTGTTTCGTCGGAGGCATGTtcgggctcggcggcaaACTCTTCGGTCGCGACAAGGACGTCGAGCTGGCCAAGCAGTTCACCGACGGCTGCGTGTGGGCATACCAATCGACCGTCACGGGAGTCATGGCGGAGAGCGCGCGCGTCATGTCCTGCCCGACCTTGGACAAGTGTGAGTTCAACGAGAAGCAGTGGCATGAAAGTCTGGACCCGTATCAGCAATGGCGAGATAAGAGGCTCCAGCAGTGGCAAAACCGGACTCAGGAACTGATGGCTGAGTACCGTGAACGAAAGGCGGCTTCAAGCgacccgtcgtcgtcggctgccgCCGCAAATCCACCGCCGGATGACGTGGACGAATCGACCATCAACCCGGAACCAAAGCCCATGTCCCATGCGGAGTACATCAAAAACATACTTGATACCGAATCGACGCCCAAGGGCGTTGTGGCCATGAACTCGCCTAATTATATTCTCCG gcccgaggccatcgagtccgtttggtacatgtaccgcaTCACCGGCGATCCCACCTGGATGGACAAAGGCTGGGTCATGTTTGAGGCGACGGTGCGTGCCACGCGAACGTCCATCGCCAACAGCGCGATACGAAACGTCAACCACAAGGATCCGGCGCTCACCGACGAGATGGAAAGCTTCTGGCTTGCCGAGACACTCAAGTACTACTTCTTGCTCTTCTCGGAGCCGAGCGTCATAAGCCTGGACGAGTGGGTGCTGAACACGGAGGCGCACCCGTTCAAGTTGTGA